A portion of the Staphylococcus felis genome contains these proteins:
- a CDS encoding cation diffusion facilitator family transporter — protein MARRHYFHHVEHRKTQAHSKSTLWLSLMITLFFTVVEFVGGIVSNSLALLSDSFHMLSDVLALGLSMVAIYFANKKPTSNYTFGFLRFEILAAFLNGLALVIISLWIFYEAIMRIIYPKPVESGLMLVVATIGLVVNIVLTVILMRSLKSENNINIQSALWHFIGDLLNSVGVIVAVILIYFTGIQMIDPILSMIIAAVILRGGYKIIRNAWIILMEAVPTTFDTDEIIETMISVERVLDVHEFHLWAITTEHYSLSAHVVLDSRHSDDAYETINQLERLLKEKYGLQHTTLQIEHLDINQLDEQYFDHVK, from the coding sequence ATGGCAAGACGACATTATTTTCATCATGTCGAACATCGAAAAACACAAGCACATTCAAAGTCAACGTTATGGCTTTCGTTGATGATTACATTATTTTTTACGGTCGTTGAGTTTGTTGGAGGGATTGTATCTAACTCTCTTGCACTGTTGTCAGATTCTTTTCACATGCTCAGTGATGTTTTAGCCTTAGGTTTGTCAATGGTAGCGATTTACTTTGCGAACAAAAAGCCTACTTCAAATTATACGTTTGGTTTTTTACGTTTTGAAATTTTAGCTGCATTTTTAAATGGTTTGGCACTGGTAATTATTTCTTTATGGATTTTTTACGAAGCCATTATGCGTATCATTTATCCGAAACCTGTGGAAAGTGGTCTCATGCTTGTCGTGGCAACGATTGGTTTAGTAGTCAATATTGTGTTAACGGTTATTTTGATGCGTTCACTAAAAAGCGAGAATAATATTAATATTCAAAGTGCATTATGGCATTTTATAGGAGATTTACTTAATTCAGTAGGCGTTATTGTGGCAGTTATTTTAATCTATTTTACAGGTATTCAAATGATTGACCCTATTCTTAGTATGATTATAGCGGCAGTAATCTTACGTGGGGGATACAAAATCATCCGTAATGCATGGATTATACTGATGGAAGCTGTTCCGACCACGTTTGATACTGATGAAATTATTGAAACGATGATATCTGTAGAGCGTGTCTTAGATGTACATGAGTTTCATCTGTGGGCGATTACGACGGAACACTATTCATTAAGTGCCCATGTCGTATTAGACAGTAGACATAGTGACGATGCCTACGAAACCATTAATCAATTGGAGCGACTACTCAAAGAAAAATATGGCCTTCAACATACAACGCTACAAATCGAGCATTTAGATATTAATCAACTAGACGAGCAGTACTTTGACCACGTTAAATAA